A single Brassica rapa cultivar Chiifu-401-42 chromosome A04, CAAS_Brap_v3.01, whole genome shotgun sequence DNA region contains:
- the LOC103864520 gene encoding uncharacterized protein LOC103864520 gives MSIVLRHRFLVIDLFVVPFHTRHGIAFHYIARNSALHIHQKVPIAALKRSPKAPLKPSKHLQTKPDPVQALSTIDTVLPLNQEQELLDGSITVGAAAPSQTKPDEKPFKAQSTIKAVRSQKPVKERFASSVTTCAAPSPRHVPVPMFCLREKIN, from the coding sequence ATGTCGATTGTGTTAAGACACCGGTTCCTTGTCATAGACCTTTTTGTCGTTCCGTTTCACACAAGACATGGAATCGCTTTTCACTACATCGCTCGTAACTCTGCTTTACATATTCATCAAAAGGTTCCAATCGCCGCTTTGAAACGCTCACCAAAAGCTCCTCTTAAACCTTCAAAACACTTGCAAACTAAACCGGATCCGGTTCAAGCTCTGAGCACGATCGACACTGTGCTGCCGCTgaatcaagaacaagaactGCTTGATGGTTCGATCACAGTGGGTGCTGCTGCTCCATCGCAAACTAAACCTGATGAGAAGCCGTTTAAAGCTCAGAGCACGATCAAGGCTGTGCGGTCGCAGAAACCAGTGAAAGAACGGTTTGCTAGTTCGGTCACAACGTGTGCTGCTCCATCGCCTAGACACGTGCCGGTTCCAATGTTCTGTCTTAGAGAGAAGATTAATTAA
- the LOC103864521 gene encoding DNA-directed RNA polymerase 3, chloroplastic isoform X1: MAPSSAAASPSLSLNQTSHFHHQTSPITWLKPPPSSGLFRRKTLPISAASSSSSTSLSITDKPTSHFHGNLIDTFETHHPTTKGATFIEEPLERNELSSRRRLFTQDPPWISALFLKGLTRTVDQTLKLEKKDIDKRKFDSLRRRQVKEETEAWERMVDEYRELEKEMCEKSLAPNLPYVKHMFLGWFQPLRDVIEREQRLQKSKSKKVRAAYAPHIELLPADKMAVIVMHKMMGLVMSGHEDGCIQVVQAAVSIGIAIEHEVGIHNFLKRTRKNNAGDSQEEVKDKQLLRKRVNSLIRRKRIIDALKVVKSEGIKPWGRATQAKLGSRLLELLMETAYVQPPLTQSGDSIPEVRPAFRHKFKTVTKYPGSKMVRRYGVIECDSLLLAGLDKSAKHMLIPYVPMLVPPKRWKGYALIPSSLGLDFIPLLMNHCLLFFFRYDKGGYLFLPSYIMRTHGSKKQQDALKDISSKTAHRVFEALDTLGNTKWRVNRKILDVVEKLWADGGNIAGLVNREDVPIPEKPLSEDPEEIQTWKWSVRKAKKINRERHSLRCDVELKLSVARKMKDEEGFYYPHNLDFRGRAYPMHPHLNHLSSDLCRGTLEFAEGRPLGKSGLYWLKIHLANLYAGGVEKLSHDGRLAFVENHLDDIIDSAENAVHGKRWWLKAEDPFQCLAACVILAQALKSPSPHSVISNLPIHQDGSCNGLQHYAALGRDSFEAAAVNLVAGDKPADVYSEISLRVHEIMKKDSSKDPESNPTAALAKILINQVDRKLVKQTVMTSVYGVTYVGAREQIKRRLEEKGVITDERMLFAAACYSAKVTLAALGEIFEAARAIMSWLGDCAKIIASDNHPVRWTTPLGLPVVQPYCRSERHLIRTSLQVLALQREGNTVDVRKQRTAFPPNFVHSLDGTHMMMTAVACREAGLNFAGVHDSYWTHACDVDTMNRILREKFVELYSSPILEDLLQSFQESYPTLVFPPVPKRGDFDLKEVLKSQYFFN; the protein is encoded by the exons ATGGCTCCTTCCTCTGCGGCggcttctccttctctctcctTAAACCAAACCTCTCACTTCCATCACCAAACTTCCCCAATCACCTGGCTTAAACCTCCTCCCTCCTCCGGCCTCTTCCGCCGCAAAACCCTTCCAATCTCAGcagcttcctcctcctcttccaccTCTCTCTCAATCACCGACAAACCCACCTCCCACTTCCACGGAAACCTCATCGACACCTTCGAGACTCACCACCCCACCACTAAAGGAGCCACCTTTATCGAAGAGCCCCTCGAAAGGAACGAACTTTCCTCAAGGAGGAGGCTCTTCACGCAAGACCCACCATGGATCTCCGCGCTCTTCCTCAAGGGTCTGACCAGAACCGTCGACCAGACTCTGAAACTCGAGAAAAAGGACATCGACAAGAGAAAGTTCGATTCTTTGAGGAGGAGGCAAGTGAAGGAAGAGACTGAGGCCTGGGAGAGGATGGTCGATGAGTACAGAGAGTTGGAGAAGGAGATGTGCGAGAAGAGTCTCGCTCCCAATCTACCTTACGTGAAACACATGTTCCTGGGTTGGTTCCAGCCGTTGAGAGATGTGATCGAGAGGGAGCAGAGGCTGCAGAAGAGCAAGAGCAAGAAGGTCAGAGCGGCTTACGCTCCCCACATTGAGCTTTTGCCTGCTGATAAAATGGCTGTTATTGTGATGCATAAGATGATGGGTTTGGTTATGTCTGGACATGAGGATGGGTGTATCCAAGTTGTTCAAGCTGCTGTTAGTATCGGCATAGCGATAGAGCATGAG GTGGGGATTCATAACTTCTTGAAGAGGACTCGGAAGAACAATGCAGGGGACTCACAAGAGGAGGTGAAGGATAAGCAGTTGCTTAGGAAACGTGTCAATAGTTTGATTCGTAGGAAGAGGATTATTGATGCATTAAAAGTGGTGAAAAGTGAAGGTATCAAACCTTGGGGGAGAGCTACACAAGCTAAG CTTGGAAGCCGTCTGCTAGAACTATTAATGGAAACTGCTTATGTGCAACCTCCTCTGACCCAGTCAGGAGACTCTATACCCGAGGTTCGACCTGCGTTCAGACACAAGTTTAAAACTGTGACCAAGTATCCAGG GTCAAAGATGGTGAGGAGATACGGAGTTATTGAATGTGACTCGCTCCTGCTTGCAGGGCTGGATAAATCT GCTAAGCATATGTTAATTCCCTATGTTCCGATGTTAGTACCACCAAAGAGATGGAAAGGGTATGCTTTGATTCCTTCTTCTTTGGGTCTAGATTTTATACCCTTACTTATGAATCATTGCCTGTT ATTTTTCTTCAGATATGACAAGGGTGGTTACTTATTTTTACCTTCCTATATCATGCGTACTCATGGATCCAAGAAACAGCAAGATGCGCTTAAAGATATTAGTTCCAAGACTGCTCATAGAGTATTTGAG GCGTTGGATACACTTGGGAACACCAAGTGGAGGGTCAATAGGAAAATACTTGATGTGGTGGAAAAGCTATGGGCCGATGGAGGCAACATTGCAGGCTTAGTTAATCGAGAAGAC GTTCCCATACCAGAGAAACCTTTGTCTGAGGATCCAGAAGAAATCCAAACGTGGAAATGGAGTGTTAGAAAGGCGAAAAAGATTAACAGAGAGAGGCATTCTCTAAGATGTGATGTTGAGCTCAAGCTTTCT GTGGCTAGAAAAATGAAAGACGAGGAAGGATTCTACTACCCTCACAATCTTGACTTCAGGGGTCGTGCATACCCGATGCATCCTCATCTGAATCATCTGAGCTCTGATCTTTGCCGTGGAACCCTGGAGTTTGCTGAAGGACGTCCACTTGGAAAGTCAGGCTTGTATTGGCTCAAAATACATTTAGCGAACCTCTACGCAGGTGGTGTCGAAAAGCTTTCGCACGATGGGCGTCTTGCTTTTGTGGAAAACCATTTGGATGATATAATAGATTCTGCTGAAAATGCTGTTCATGGGAAAAGATGGTGGTTGAAGGCTGAGGATCCTTTTCAGTGTTTGGCTGCATGTGTTATTCTGGCACAAGCCTTGAAAAGCCCTTCACCTCATTCTGTAATCTCCAACTTGCCTATTCATCAG GATGGGTCTTGCAATGGTCTACAGCATTATGCAGCTTTAGGAAGAGATAGT TTTGAAGCTGCAGCAGTTAATCTAGTTGCTGGTGATAAACCAGCTGATGTCTATTCTGAAATTTCATTGAG GGTCCATGAAATAATGAAGAAGGACAGCAGTAAGGATCCTGAGTCAAACCCAACCGCCGCATTGGCAAAGATTCTTATCAATCAA GTGGACAGGAAGCTGGTAAAGCAGACGGTAATGACGTCAGTATATGGTGTTACCTATGTTGGAGCGCGTGAACAGATAAAAAGAAGATTAGAAGAGAAAGGTGTTATCACTGACGAGAGAATGTTATTCGCTGCTGCTTGCTATTCTGCAAAA GTGACACTAGCAGCCCTTGGAGAGATATTTGAAGCGGCACGTGCCATTATGAGTTGGCTTGGTGATTGTGCTAAG ATAATAGCTTCAGATAATCATCCAGTACGATGGACCACGCCTCTTGGACTTCCTGTTGTGCAACCTTATTGCAGAAGTGAAAGACATCTG ATAAGAACATCTCTTCAGGTTTTGGCTCTGCAGCGAGAGGGTAACACG GTGGATGTTAGGAAACAAAGAACAGCGTTTCCTCCAAACTTTGTGCACTCGCTGGACGGCACTCACATGATGATGACTGCTGTTGCATGTCGAGAGGCTGGCCTAAACTTTGCAG GTGTGCATGACTCCTACTGGACGCATGCATGTGATGTTGACACAATGAACAGAATACTTAGAGAAAAATTCGTTGAGCTTTACAGCTCACCAATCCTTGAAGAT TTACTGCAAAGTTTCCAAGAGTCATACCCGACTCTTGTGTTTCCTCCAGTACCAAAGAGAGGGGACTTCGATTTAAAGGAAGTACTCAAATCACAATACTTTTTCAACTGA
- the LOC103864519 gene encoding 50S ribosomal protein L35, chloroplastic produces the protein MASLSMASVILRFSPLRSSPPKIPTHGSVQFARLSSSSLASTHSISGLRAVLPQKISTVVSQNPQRLRSLTVFAHKGYKMKTHKASAKRFRVTGRGKIVRRRSGKQHLLAKKNNKRKLRLSKMHEVSRSDYDNVIGALPYLKVNRKAT, from the exons ATGGCATCTCTCTCCATGGCTTCCGTGATCCTCAGATTCTCTCCTCTACGCTCTTCTCCCCCAAAGATTCCCACTCACGGGTCCGTTCAATTCGCTCGACTCAGCTCCTCGAGCCTCGCCTCGACTCACAGCATATCTGGGCTTCGTGCGGTTCTTCCTCAGAAGATATCCACAGTCGTTTCTCAGAATCCCCAAAGGCTTCGGTCTCTTACTGTCTTCGCTCATAAGGGATATAAGATGAAGACCCACAAG GCGTCAGCGAAACGGTTTAGAGTAACGGGGAGGGGGAAGATAGTGAGGAGGAGATCGGGAAAGCAGCATTTGTTAGCTAAGAAGAACAACAAGAGGAAGCTGCGTCTTTCCAAAATG CACGAAGTTAGCAGGAGCGACTATGACAACGTCATCGGAGCTCTTCCTTACCTGAAAGTCAACCGAAAGGCGACTTAA
- the LOC103864521 gene encoding DNA-directed RNA polymerase 3, chloroplastic isoform X2 — MAPSSAAASPSLSLNQTSHFHHQTSPITWLKPPPSSGLFRRKTLPISAASSSSSTSLSITDKPTSHFHGNLIDTFETHHPTTKGATFIEEPLERNELSSRRRLFTQDPPWISALFLKGLTRTVDQTLKLEKKDIDKRKFDSLRRRQVKEETEAWERMVDEYRELEKEMCEKSLAPNLPYVKHMFLGWFQPLRDVIEREQRLQKSKSKKVRAAYAPHIELLPADKMAVIVMHKMMGLVMSGHEDGCIQVVQAAVSIGIAIEHEVGIHNFLKRTRKNNAGDSQEEVKDKQLLRKRVNSLIRRKRIIDALKVVKSEGIKPWGRATQAKLGSRLLELLMETAYVQPPLTQSGDSIPEVRPAFRHKFKTVTKYPGSKMVRRYGVIECDSLLLAGLDKSAKHMLIPYVPMLVPPKRWKGYDKGGYLFLPSYIMRTHGSKKQQDALKDISSKTAHRVFEALDTLGNTKWRVNRKILDVVEKLWADGGNIAGLVNREDVPIPEKPLSEDPEEIQTWKWSVRKAKKINRERHSLRCDVELKLSVARKMKDEEGFYYPHNLDFRGRAYPMHPHLNHLSSDLCRGTLEFAEGRPLGKSGLYWLKIHLANLYAGGVEKLSHDGRLAFVENHLDDIIDSAENAVHGKRWWLKAEDPFQCLAACVILAQALKSPSPHSVISNLPIHQDGSCNGLQHYAALGRDSFEAAAVNLVAGDKPADVYSEISLRVHEIMKKDSSKDPESNPTAALAKILINQVDRKLVKQTVMTSVYGVTYVGAREQIKRRLEEKGVITDERMLFAAACYSAKVTLAALGEIFEAARAIMSWLGDCAKIIASDNHPVRWTTPLGLPVVQPYCRSERHLIRTSLQVLALQREGNTVDVRKQRTAFPPNFVHSLDGTHMMMTAVACREAGLNFAGVHDSYWTHACDVDTMNRILREKFVELYSSPILEDLLQSFQESYPTLVFPPVPKRGDFDLKEVLKSQYFFN; from the exons ATGGCTCCTTCCTCTGCGGCggcttctccttctctctcctTAAACCAAACCTCTCACTTCCATCACCAAACTTCCCCAATCACCTGGCTTAAACCTCCTCCCTCCTCCGGCCTCTTCCGCCGCAAAACCCTTCCAATCTCAGcagcttcctcctcctcttccaccTCTCTCTCAATCACCGACAAACCCACCTCCCACTTCCACGGAAACCTCATCGACACCTTCGAGACTCACCACCCCACCACTAAAGGAGCCACCTTTATCGAAGAGCCCCTCGAAAGGAACGAACTTTCCTCAAGGAGGAGGCTCTTCACGCAAGACCCACCATGGATCTCCGCGCTCTTCCTCAAGGGTCTGACCAGAACCGTCGACCAGACTCTGAAACTCGAGAAAAAGGACATCGACAAGAGAAAGTTCGATTCTTTGAGGAGGAGGCAAGTGAAGGAAGAGACTGAGGCCTGGGAGAGGATGGTCGATGAGTACAGAGAGTTGGAGAAGGAGATGTGCGAGAAGAGTCTCGCTCCCAATCTACCTTACGTGAAACACATGTTCCTGGGTTGGTTCCAGCCGTTGAGAGATGTGATCGAGAGGGAGCAGAGGCTGCAGAAGAGCAAGAGCAAGAAGGTCAGAGCGGCTTACGCTCCCCACATTGAGCTTTTGCCTGCTGATAAAATGGCTGTTATTGTGATGCATAAGATGATGGGTTTGGTTATGTCTGGACATGAGGATGGGTGTATCCAAGTTGTTCAAGCTGCTGTTAGTATCGGCATAGCGATAGAGCATGAG GTGGGGATTCATAACTTCTTGAAGAGGACTCGGAAGAACAATGCAGGGGACTCACAAGAGGAGGTGAAGGATAAGCAGTTGCTTAGGAAACGTGTCAATAGTTTGATTCGTAGGAAGAGGATTATTGATGCATTAAAAGTGGTGAAAAGTGAAGGTATCAAACCTTGGGGGAGAGCTACACAAGCTAAG CTTGGAAGCCGTCTGCTAGAACTATTAATGGAAACTGCTTATGTGCAACCTCCTCTGACCCAGTCAGGAGACTCTATACCCGAGGTTCGACCTGCGTTCAGACACAAGTTTAAAACTGTGACCAAGTATCCAGG GTCAAAGATGGTGAGGAGATACGGAGTTATTGAATGTGACTCGCTCCTGCTTGCAGGGCTGGATAAATCT GCTAAGCATATGTTAATTCCCTATGTTCCGATGTTAGTACCACCAAAGAGATGGAAAGG ATATGACAAGGGTGGTTACTTATTTTTACCTTCCTATATCATGCGTACTCATGGATCCAAGAAACAGCAAGATGCGCTTAAAGATATTAGTTCCAAGACTGCTCATAGAGTATTTGAG GCGTTGGATACACTTGGGAACACCAAGTGGAGGGTCAATAGGAAAATACTTGATGTGGTGGAAAAGCTATGGGCCGATGGAGGCAACATTGCAGGCTTAGTTAATCGAGAAGAC GTTCCCATACCAGAGAAACCTTTGTCTGAGGATCCAGAAGAAATCCAAACGTGGAAATGGAGTGTTAGAAAGGCGAAAAAGATTAACAGAGAGAGGCATTCTCTAAGATGTGATGTTGAGCTCAAGCTTTCT GTGGCTAGAAAAATGAAAGACGAGGAAGGATTCTACTACCCTCACAATCTTGACTTCAGGGGTCGTGCATACCCGATGCATCCTCATCTGAATCATCTGAGCTCTGATCTTTGCCGTGGAACCCTGGAGTTTGCTGAAGGACGTCCACTTGGAAAGTCAGGCTTGTATTGGCTCAAAATACATTTAGCGAACCTCTACGCAGGTGGTGTCGAAAAGCTTTCGCACGATGGGCGTCTTGCTTTTGTGGAAAACCATTTGGATGATATAATAGATTCTGCTGAAAATGCTGTTCATGGGAAAAGATGGTGGTTGAAGGCTGAGGATCCTTTTCAGTGTTTGGCTGCATGTGTTATTCTGGCACAAGCCTTGAAAAGCCCTTCACCTCATTCTGTAATCTCCAACTTGCCTATTCATCAG GATGGGTCTTGCAATGGTCTACAGCATTATGCAGCTTTAGGAAGAGATAGT TTTGAAGCTGCAGCAGTTAATCTAGTTGCTGGTGATAAACCAGCTGATGTCTATTCTGAAATTTCATTGAG GGTCCATGAAATAATGAAGAAGGACAGCAGTAAGGATCCTGAGTCAAACCCAACCGCCGCATTGGCAAAGATTCTTATCAATCAA GTGGACAGGAAGCTGGTAAAGCAGACGGTAATGACGTCAGTATATGGTGTTACCTATGTTGGAGCGCGTGAACAGATAAAAAGAAGATTAGAAGAGAAAGGTGTTATCACTGACGAGAGAATGTTATTCGCTGCTGCTTGCTATTCTGCAAAA GTGACACTAGCAGCCCTTGGAGAGATATTTGAAGCGGCACGTGCCATTATGAGTTGGCTTGGTGATTGTGCTAAG ATAATAGCTTCAGATAATCATCCAGTACGATGGACCACGCCTCTTGGACTTCCTGTTGTGCAACCTTATTGCAGAAGTGAAAGACATCTG ATAAGAACATCTCTTCAGGTTTTGGCTCTGCAGCGAGAGGGTAACACG GTGGATGTTAGGAAACAAAGAACAGCGTTTCCTCCAAACTTTGTGCACTCGCTGGACGGCACTCACATGATGATGACTGCTGTTGCATGTCGAGAGGCTGGCCTAAACTTTGCAG GTGTGCATGACTCCTACTGGACGCATGCATGTGATGTTGACACAATGAACAGAATACTTAGAGAAAAATTCGTTGAGCTTTACAGCTCACCAATCCTTGAAGAT TTACTGCAAAGTTTCCAAGAGTCATACCCGACTCTTGTGTTTCCTCCAGTACCAAAGAGAGGGGACTTCGATTTAAAGGAAGTACTCAAATCACAATACTTTTTCAACTGA